CCGTGCCCGTGGGGCCCATGAGCAGGATGTTGGATTTCTGGATTTCCACCTCGCCCCGGCGAACCGAGGGCTGGGTCCGGCGGTAATGGTTGTAGACGGCCACCGAAATCCGCTTCTTGGCGGATTCCTGACCGATCACGTATTCGTCGAGGAAGGACTTGATCTCCCTGGGCTTGGGAAGCGGGCTCTTTCCGCGCTCCTCCTTCTCCACGTCCTCCGCGAGGATCTCGTTGCAGGTGTCCACGCACTCGTTGCAGATGTAGACGTTGGGCCCCGCGATGAGCTTCTTCACATCGCGCTGGGGCTTGTTGCAGAAACTGCACCGGAGTTCGTTGTCTCCGTACGCTCGGCTCATCTCATGGCCTCCGGGGTCCGACCCCTCCCCGGCAGGAATGCAACAACCGCGCCATTTATTTCTCGGACCCGTGCTGGACGAGGATCTTGTCCACGAGCCCGTACTCCACCGCCTGCTCCGCCGCCATGAAGTTGTCGCGCTCGCAGTCCCTCCGCACGTCCTCGAGGCTCCGTCCCGTGTGGCGGACGAGGATGTCGTAGAGGCGTTCCCGGGTCCTCACGAGTTCCCGCGCGTGGATTTCGATGTCCGTGACCTGCCCCTTCATCCCCCCCCAGGGCTGGTGGATCATGAGCGTCGAATTGGGCAGGGCGAAGCGCTTCCCCTTCGCTCCCGAGGCCACGAGAAGGGCGGCCATGGAGGCGGCCTGGCCGATGCAAACCGTGTTGATGTCCGGCTTCACGAACTGCATCGTGTCGTAGATCGCCAGGCCCGCCGTGACGTGGCCTCCCGGGCTGTTGATGTACAGCCAGATGTCGCGGGAGGGATCC
This portion of the Acidobacteriota bacterium genome encodes:
- the clpP gene encoding ATP-dependent Clp endopeptidase proteolytic subunit ClpP translates to MPLIPFVVEQTNRGERSYDIYSRLLKDNIIFIGEEIDDHLANLVIAQLLFLEAEDPSRDIWLYINSPGGHVTAGLAIYDTMQFVKPDINTVCIGQAASMAALLVASGAKGKRFALPNSTLMIHQPWGGMKGQVTDIEIHARELVRTRERLYDILVRHTGRSLEDVRRDCERDNFMAAEQAVEYGLVDKILVQHGSEK